In the genome of Mucisphaera calidilacus, one region contains:
- a CDS encoding O-acetylhomoserine aminocarboxypropyltransferase/cysteine synthase family protein produces MSDSSPSYGLGTQCLHAGQEPDSATNSRAVPIYATTSYVFDDTDHAARLFGLQEFGNIYSRLMNPTVAVLEKRLAALDGGVNALCLSSGQAAITAAILTITHAGQNIISSTSLYGGTWTLFTQTFKNFGIEVRFFDPGKPEQIKDLIDENTRLVYMESIGNPKNDVPDFEAIAEAAHTAKFGRLPLICDNTVMTPALLRTFDHGVDINVYSTTKFIGGHGTHVGGAIVDSGNFPWTDQPEKWPEFCAPAPSYHGAVFAEHLKPFGNIVFCAHAMTHWLRDTGAAMSPFAAFLFLQGLETLHLRMPRHSENALKVAQFLEAHDAVEWVNYPGLASHKDHAMAQKYLPCGQGAILGFGIKSGAEAGQRFINSCQLCSHLANIGDAKTLVIHPASTTHSQLSAEEQAQTGVVPEYVRVSVGIEDAADIIADLEQALASAVPAAV; encoded by the coding sequence ATGAGTGACAGTTCCCCTTCCTACGGACTCGGTACGCAGTGCCTGCACGCGGGTCAGGAGCCGGACTCGGCGACGAACAGCCGAGCGGTGCCGATCTACGCGACGACGTCGTACGTGTTTGACGACACGGATCACGCGGCGCGACTCTTCGGCCTGCAGGAGTTCGGCAACATCTACAGCCGTCTGATGAACCCGACGGTCGCGGTGCTGGAGAAGCGTCTGGCGGCGCTGGACGGCGGCGTGAACGCGTTGTGTCTGTCGTCGGGTCAGGCGGCGATCACGGCGGCGATCCTGACCATCACGCACGCGGGGCAGAACATCATCAGTTCGACGAGCCTGTACGGCGGGACGTGGACGCTGTTTACGCAGACCTTCAAGAACTTCGGGATCGAGGTCCGGTTTTTCGATCCGGGCAAGCCAGAGCAGATCAAGGACCTGATCGACGAGAACACGCGTCTGGTCTACATGGAGTCGATCGGCAACCCGAAGAACGACGTGCCCGACTTCGAGGCGATTGCTGAGGCGGCCCACACGGCGAAGTTCGGCCGTCTGCCTTTGATCTGCGACAACACGGTGATGACGCCGGCGTTGCTGCGAACATTCGATCACGGGGTTGATATCAATGTTTATTCGACGACGAAGTTCATCGGCGGGCACGGCACGCACGTTGGCGGTGCGATCGTGGACAGCGGGAACTTCCCGTGGACGGATCAGCCGGAGAAGTGGCCTGAGTTCTGTGCGCCGGCGCCGAGCTATCACGGCGCGGTGTTCGCGGAGCACCTCAAGCCGTTCGGGAATATCGTGTTCTGTGCGCACGCGATGACGCACTGGCTGCGTGATACGGGTGCGGCGATGAGCCCGTTTGCGGCGTTCCTTTTCCTGCAGGGTCTGGAGACGCTGCACCTGCGTATGCCGAGGCATTCGGAGAACGCGCTGAAGGTGGCGCAGTTCCTGGAGGCGCACGACGCTGTGGAGTGGGTGAACTACCCGGGGCTGGCGAGCCACAAGGACCACGCCATGGCGCAGAAGTATCTGCCTTGCGGGCAGGGCGCGATCCTCGGCTTTGGCATCAAGAGTGGTGCCGAGGCGGGGCAGCGGTTCATCAACAGTTGTCAGCTGTGCAGTCACTTGGCGAACATCGGCGATGCGAAGACGCTGGTCATTCACCCGGCGTCGACGACGCACTCGCAGCTGAGTGCGGAGGAGCAGGCGCAGACGGGTGTGGTTCCGGAGTACGTGCGTGTGTCGGTTGGCATCGAGGATGCGGCGGACATTATCGCGGACCTGGAACAGGCGTTGGCGTCGGCGGTTCCGGCGGCGGTATAA